A stretch of Camelina sativa cultivar DH55 chromosome 18, Cs, whole genome shotgun sequence DNA encodes these proteins:
- the LOC109130557 gene encoding uncharacterized protein LOC109130557, with protein MSASRWTLMDLPSYLSSSWAFRWPEVNLSYLSSGWNMRLLSLSGNLSIIDDLLWSFVSIVESLAIATTICCFFLFCGCTL; from the coding sequence ATGTCAGCTTCCCGATGGACGTTGATGGATCTACCATCGTATCTGTCGTCATCATGGGCATTCCGGTGGCCGGAGGTGAATCTTTCTTACCTGAGCTCCGGTTGGAACATGAGATTGTTGTCTTTGTCGGGTAATCTCTCCATAATCGATGATCTTTTGTGGAGTTTTGTCTCGATCGTTGAATCTTTAGCTATCGCTACTACGATctgttgcttc